In the genome of Achromobacter sp. MFA1 R4, the window CCACGTTGCGATCCTGCGCAAGGAGGCGGGCGGCCTGCTGGTGACCGTGCAGCGCGAGTCCGACACCCTTGGCATGCTGTTGCCCTGGTACACCAACGACAGCGATTTGTTCCAATACTGGTTTGCGCCCGCCGCCGACCCCGCTTGAAATCTTCAACCCCGCAGGCGTGCGCCTGCATCACCGAGTGCCTCATGACCGCAAAGCGACTTTTCACCTGGACTTTCTTCTTCGCGCTGTTCGTCGTGCTGGTGGCCTTGTTCTGGCGCCAGCTTTTTGATCAGACGCCGCCGTCGCTGCGCGAGCTGGGCGGGCACCCGGTGGGCGGCGACGCGCACATCTACGGCGAGTCGCCGCGGCTCGACGGCATGGCCGACCGCGCGCTGCTGGCCGATGCGCAACGCGGCAATCCGGGCGCTCAGTACATGCAGGGCCTCATCATGGAGCACTACGACATGAAGGAGGCGCTGCGCTGGTACGAGGCGGCCGCGGCGCAGGGCTACGAACTGGCGGCGCAGCGTCTTGAGGCGTTGCGGCAGGCACCCGCGTCCGCGTCCGCGCAATAGCGATTCCCTTTGAACGCGACCGCGCAACACGCCCGTTTCGTGTCCGGCCCGCTCGGCGGGCACGTCCTCGAAATGATCCTGACCGGCTGGGCAAGCATGCTGGCCGTGTTTGCCGTGGAATTCCTGTCGCTGCTGTACCTGGGCACGCTGGAGGACGAGGCGGTGCTGGGCGCGGTGGGATTCGGGTCCATGACGCAGTTCACCATCATCGCCGTCTGCATCGGCGTGACGGTGGGCGGCGCGGCCCTGGTGTCGCGGGCGTTGGGCGCGCAGGACGTGGCCCGGGCGCGCGCGCTGGCGGGCGCGTCCCTGATCCTGATGGCCGCCACCGCGTTGGCGGCCGGCGCGGTGTTTCTTGCGGCGATCGGTCCGTTCACCGCCGCCAACGGCCTGGCCGAGGACGTGCGCGCGCATCTGCTGTCGTATGTGCTCATCACCACGCCGTTCGCGGTGGTCATGGGCATCGGCATGATGCTGTCCAACCTGCTGCGCGCGGCGGGCCATGGACGGCAATCCATGTGGGTGCTGCTGGCGGGCACCGGCACGGTCGCCGTGCTCGATCCCATCGTCATCTTCGTGCTGGACGGCGGCATGGTGGGCATCGCATGGGCGAGCGGCGCGGGGCGCCTGGCCACCGTGGCGCTGGGCGCCTGGCTGGTGTTTCGCAAGCACCGGCTGGTCGCATGGCCGGCGCTCGGGCAACTGCGTGAGCACCTGGCCGCGATCGGCGCCATCGCCCTGCCGGCCGCGCTGACCACCTTGGCCACGCCGGCGGCGGTGATCTTCACCGTGTCCACGTATGCCAGCTTCGGCCCCAGCGTGCTGGCCGGCGCCACGGTCGTGGACCGGCTGCTGCAACTGGCGTATTCGCTGTTTTTCGTGCTGCCCGGCGCCATCGGGCCGATACTCGGACAGAACCTGGGCGCCGGCCAGTGGGACCGCGTCAGGCAGACCGCCGGCCTGGCGGCGCGCTGGGCGCTGCTGTACGGGTTTTCGGCGGCGGTCGGGCTGGCGATCCTGGCGCCGTGGATGCCGGATATCTTCCGGGTCACCGGACCGGGGCGCGACCTGATCGTCTTTTTCTGCCGCTACGGCAGCTTTGCCTGGGCGTTGAATGCGCTGTTCTTCGTGTCGATCGCCGTGTTCAACAACCTGGGATACGCCACGTATTCAACTGTCATCGGCTGGCTGCGCGCCACGATCGGCACCGTGCCCTTCGTCTGGCTGGGCGCTCGCCTGGGCGGGCCGGAAGGGGTGATGCTGGGGCAGATGGGCGGCTTTGCGCTGTTCAGCCTGATCGCGATGGCGCTGTGCCGGCGCGTGCTGCGCGCGCCGCCCGCGGGATTCGCGCCGGTCGCGCCGACCTGAGCCGCGCCGGGCCGGCGCCGGTTCGATTTCGGCCGCCGGTCGCGGTACGATCCCGGCTGACTTCGATT includes:
- a CDS encoding MATE family efflux transporter, with protein sequence MNATAQHARFVSGPLGGHVLEMILTGWASMLAVFAVEFLSLLYLGTLEDEAVLGAVGFGSMTQFTIIAVCIGVTVGGAALVSRALGAQDVARARALAGASLILMAATALAAGAVFLAAIGPFTAANGLAEDVRAHLLSYVLITTPFAVVMGIGMMLSNLLRAAGHGRQSMWVLLAGTGTVAVLDPIVIFVLDGGMVGIAWASGAGRLATVALGAWLVFRKHRLVAWPALGQLREHLAAIGAIALPAALTTLATPAAVIFTVSTYASFGPSVLAGATVVDRLLQLAYSLFFVLPGAIGPILGQNLGAGQWDRVRQTAGLAARWALLYGFSAAVGLAILAPWMPDIFRVTGPGRDLIVFFCRYGSFAWALNALFFVSIAVFNNLGYATYSTVIGWLRATIGTVPFVWLGARLGGPEGVMLGQMGGFALFSLIAMALCRRVLRAPPAGFAPVAPT